The window GATTTTATCGAGGCGCTGTATCGGTAAATGTGGGAAGGGCAACCACGGGGGTTGCCCCTACAAGTCCGATTTCTTTTTTGCGTTCTTTGCGGTTAACACTCCGAATCCGAAAGGGCCGGTCACGACCGGCCCCTACTCTGCGATCTCTGTGGTGAGTTCCGATCTTCTCTTAAGCCCGAGGCCGCTCAGTTAAGCGTTACGTAACGCTCTAAGCGCGCCACTTCTTTCTTGTCCACATATTTGCCGATCTCTTTGCGGAACTGTTCGATGTTGGCGTAAGGCCGGTACTCTTTGAACTCGCGCAGCATGCGCTTGCCGGCGCCGGGAATCGACAAAATATCTTCGTCGCTGGCGGAATTCAGCGCCACCGGCACGAACACATACTGTTCCAGACGGGCGATTTCTTTGCCATCGACATACTTACCGATCTCCTTGCGAAACTGGCCAAGATTTTTGTACGGCCGATACTCGCGAAATTCGCGCACCATGCGGCTGCCGGTACCGGGAATCAGCAGGATTTCTTCGTTGCTGGCGCTGTTGAGATTGATCTGCACGAACACTCTAGTATAAAGCTCGGCCAGTTGATCCTTGTTCAAACTCTTCGCCAACAGCACGTGTAAATCCGTCATCTGCAGAAACGGCCGCTGCTCCAAGATACTTTTGACAATTGCCGCATTCATATGCGGCAGCGCGAGCAAATCTTTCTCGCTGGCCAAATCGGGATTGACCAACTGGGACGTACCGACTTGGCTTCGACCGAAGCCGACGAAACTACCCATCAGCACCAAGGCCGTGATGAGCAGGATCGCGAATCTATTTTTTTGCAGCATACGATTCTCCTTGTTGTTGCGCTCGCCGGGGAAATTTATACAGGTACGCCAAGCCGATCAAGCCCAGCTGAATCATCGCGCCGGGCGCCAACAGCGGCGGCGCCTTGGCGCGAATCGCTTCCCAAAACAGCGCCCAACCGCGCAGCGATGGATTACCTTCTAGTTTGAATTCTGCGGCGCCCTGAAAGTGAAAATAAATCCCCACCGCGCCGCTGGCGATGAACGCGGCCATCAGCCAGCGCAGAAACCGCGTGCTGACACGATCGCCGCGCCAGTAGTGCCAAACGATGGCGGGCACCGCCGCGCCGAGCAGGACCAGCGGAATCCACTGGCGGATTTCTTCCGTGTGCTTGAGCAAGATCAGTTCCACCCCGCTGCCGATCATTCCCAACAGCAACGCGGCGAAAAGAATTTTTCTGACTACCGCGAAAACCGGATCGTTATGGTTGGACTTAACCTTCATATCGTCAGCTTTTTCGTTCGATGCCGTTGTTAATGGCATTACTTCACATTCCCAAAGCCAATAAAAAATCAGCCGCCGATTCTACAAATTCGGAAGCGGTGCGGCAAAATCACCGGCTTTGCCTGGCGTTTCACTGGCCCGCGCTTGGCCCGCCGCTTGCGGAACGTCATAGACGATAAACAAATCATAAATCTTTTCATTTAGGAGGAAACCATGAACCGACATCTTTTCCAAGGCATCGTCGCCGGAACACTGTTCGCTATACCGATCGTCTGGATCGCCGCCATGGATGCCATTGCCGAGGGTAATGCCCTAGCGATTCTTGCCTGCACGGTGTTCGGCGTCGCCGCCGGCCTGTGCATCGGCAGCTTGATCGCCGCCAACTTCGCCATGCTCGCTCTTGAAGAAAAAGAGCCTGAGGTTGTGCACCATCGAGTCGACGCCCACGCGTGAGCGGCATTATCTGTCCTATCCCTGCCGTCACTTATTAGGCCGTGCGTTGTCGCTCGGGCTTGCTGGGTAGTGTTGTCATGAGCTTGCCACTGTCAGCGTACTCGGCAGCCGTCTGGCAGTTTGGGGTCCGCAACGGATGTGTTTAGCTACCTGGGGGATAATCCCTAGCTCCCATGCCGCAGACCCGCCCCGCTTCCGTGCTGATTCACCGCAAACCAATTTTGCCAATTTACCCAGTCATTCCATTGGTTATTCCAAGCGGATGATTTTCCTTGTCAGTTCACTCTCAGTACTCGATAATGTGGCTTTGGAAAGAGGTACCCATGACCACCAAATCGATCCGTCTGAACAGTCTAATCTTCCTGCTGGCAGCAATGCTGGCGAGCGCCACCGGAGCCTTGGCCCAGATCAACGAAGCGCCATTTATCTTGGGTGTGTTGCCCAACGTCAGCGCGCGGGTGATCTTTGCCAATTATCAGCCGGCGCATAGCTATTTCGAACGCGAACTCAAGCGCAAGGTCGAGATCGCCACGGCGCCGGATTTTTGCCTTTTTCATGAGGCGACCCTGCGCGGCGATTATCATATGGTAGTCACCGCGGCCAACTTGGGACGGGTCGCGCAACTGGATGGCAAATGGGAACCCGTCGCCATTTACGAGCCGGCGATTCCAGCGCTTCTGGTCACCGACGCCGGCAATAGCAGCGCCGCGGTGGAGCAGTTGCGCGGTAAAACGTTGGCGGTCGCCAACCCTCAGTCGCTGGTGGTGTTGAGAGGCCTGCAATGGCTGCGCGAGCAAGGCTTGCAAGAGGGACGCGACTTTAAAATGGCGCGGGCCAGTAACGACGACAGCTTAGGGGCGATGATCCGCTCAGGCGAGGCGCCGATGGCGATGATGAGCATGGGCGAATTCCGCCAAATCGCCGAGGAGGTTCGCAAATCTTTAAAGATCGCGACCGAGATTGCCAAGGTGCCGGGCTTTCTCGTGATCGTTAACCCCAAACTCGACAGCGCGGAAAAACGCCGGCTCCAGGCGCAAGTGCTGCGGCTGCCGCAGGATGCCGACGGTAAGAAGTTTTTTTCTCTATCTGGCGTCAACAACATCCGCGAAGTAAGCCGGGGCGAACTCGAATCCCTCGATCCGTTCGTCGCTCCGACCCGTGCTGGACTAGCGGCCGCCAAGTAGCGGCTCATGTGGCAACGGCTGAGCTTTCGCACCAAGCTGGTGCTCGCTGGCGAGTTGGTGCTGCTGACGGCGATTGTTCTGTTGACCTGGAACAGCGTCGATCTCATCGATAGCCATATCCTCGGTCAATTTCAGAGCCGCGCTAAACAAGACCAACCGATGTTCAACGCCGCCCTAGCGGGGCCGATGGCGCAACGCGACTACGCCACCGTGCAGGCGATCCTGCGGGAATCCCGCGCCGCGCAGGGGTTCAGTTATTTAATCGTTTACGACAACGCCCGGCGCGTGCTGGCCCATGAGGGCTGGCAACCCGCCGAGCCGATGCCCGACGCCGCCGCGCCCCAACCTTCGGTCAGCGCCGATGGCACCAAGCGGTTTGATTTCGACATGCCGCTTACTTTGGCAGGACAGCCCCTCGGCCATCTGAAATATGGGCTCGCGGCCACGGCCATCGACGAGGCACGCGCGCATCTGCTGACCCGTACCATCGCTTTCGGCAGCGTCGGGCTGATCCTGTTTTCACTTCTGTTAGCCGCGGTCGCTTACTATCTCACCAAACCGCTTGCCCAACTGACCGCGGCGAGCCGGCAAATTCACGCCGGCAACTACGATGTCCAGTTAATTTCATCAGGGAAAGACGATATCGGCGCGCTCACCGAGGACTTTCGCGACATGGCCGCCGAGATCAAACGGCGCGTCGACGAGTTGACCGAAAGCGAGGCGCTCCAGCGGCGCTACCTGGCGCAAGCGGAACTGCGCCAAGCTGAACTTGAAGTGGCGCGCCAGCGGGCCGAGGTCGCGCACCAAGCGAAATCCAATTTCCTCGCCAACATGAGCCATGAGATTCGCACGCCGATGAACGGCGTGGTCGGCATGACCGACTTACTGTTTCGTACGCGCCTCAACCCGGTGCAACAGGAGTATGTCGAAACCATTCGCTTGAGCGGCGAAAGTTTACTCACCGTGATCAACGACATTCTAGATTTTTCTAAAATCGAGTCGGGCAACCTGGAACTGGAAGCGCATCCCTTCGAGCCAGCGCGCTGCATCGAAGAGGTTTTCACCATCGTCGGCACCGCGGCGCAACAAAAAAACCTCGACCTGCTCTACCAAGTCGACGATGACGTGCCCGCTTGCCT is drawn from Deltaproteobacteria bacterium and contains these coding sequences:
- a CDS encoding phosphate starvation-inducible protein PhoH, whose product is MWLWKEVPMTTKSIRLNSLIFLLAAMLASATGALAQINEAPFILGVLPNVSARVIFANYQPAHSYFERELKRKVEIATAPDFCLFHEATLRGDYHMVVTAANLGRVAQLDGKWEPVAIYEPAIPALLVTDAGNSSAAVEQLRGKTLAVANPQSLVVLRGLQWLREQGLQEGRDFKMARASNDDSLGAMIRSGEAPMAMMSMGEFRQIAEEVRKSLKIATEIAKVPGFLVIVNPKLDSAEKRRLQAQVLRLPQDADGKKFFSLSGVNNIREVSRGELESLDPFVAPTRAGLAAAK